Proteins from a single region of Halichoerus grypus chromosome 13, mHalGry1.hap1.1, whole genome shotgun sequence:
- the CETN1 gene encoding centrin-1, protein MASSFKKSNVASTSQKRKVGPKPELTEDQKQEVREAFDLFDADGSGTIDVKELKVAMRALGFEPRKEEMKKMISEVDKEGTGKISFNDFLAVMTQKMAEKDTKEEILKAFRLFDDDETGKISFKNLKRVANELGENLTDEELQEMIDEADRDGDGEVNEEEFLRIMKKTNLY, encoded by the coding sequence ATGGCTTCCAGCTTTAAGAAGTCAAATGTGGCCTCTACCAGCCAGAAAAGAAAGGTGGGCCCTAAGCCTGAACTCACTGAAGATCAGAAGCAAGAAGTTCGCGAAGCATTTGACCTCTTCGATGCTGACGGAAGTGGGACCATCGACGTGAAGGAGCTGAAGGTGGCCATGAGAGCGCTGGGCTTTGAACCCaggaaggaagagatgaagaagatgatCTCCGAGGTGGACAAGGAAGGCACAGGGAAAATCAGCTTCAATGACTTTTTGGCCGTAATGACTCAGAAGATGGCCGAGAAAGACACCAAAGAAGAAATCCTGAAGGCTTTCAGGCTCTTTGATGATGATGAAACTGGGAAGATCTCTTTCAAAAACCTAAAGCGCGTGGCCAACGAGTTAGGGGAAAACCTCACCGACGAGGAGCTGCAGGAAATGATAGATGAAGCCGATCGAGATGGAGACGGTGAAGTGAACGAGGAAGAATTTCTTCGGATCATGAAAAAGACCAACTTGTATTAA